Proteins from a single region of Fusobacterium gonidiaformans ATCC 25563:
- a CDS encoding DUF6148 family protein — protein MIFTEEQCKEHLNAWLAADLAVSKGQSYTIGNRVLTRVNSSEINKNIKLWADRLAQAQRKSKGPRTYQIIPR, from the coding sequence ATGATATTTACAGAAGAACAATGCAAAGAACACTTAAATGCTTGGTTAGCCGCTGATTTAGCTGTTTCGAAAGGACAAAGTTATACAATTGGGAACAGAGTGTTAACAAGAGTAAATTCTAGCGAAATAAACAAAAATATAAAGCTATGGGCGGACAGATTAGCACAAGCACAGCGAAAAAGTAAAGGACCGAGAACATATCAAATTATTCCGAGATAG